A single window of Candidatus Sulfotelmatobacter sp. DNA harbors:
- a CDS encoding S53 family peptidase yields the protein MLKKSLLGTFLLLVVAVALSGCGKHSASQLTGAQPLDSSTSDGLTGVPFNHNPNILQPESSIPVAGEMHTDHLIFVGANAPRGTAALATTASYSPSQIKTAYGVPSSGGSGTIVIVDAFNDQYALADFNAFSAQFGLPQETSTNVTASTNRVFQIVYASGSKPRNNSGWSQEEDLDIEWAHAMAPNAKIVLIEAASNSNANLYGADDLAATISGAHQCSNSWGGGESSSESGSDSHFNHSGMTYLFSTGDTGGARDYPAASPNVVAVGGTSLLLTGSNSRSSETVWNGTGCGPSSYESRPSYQSGVASVVGTHRGIGDVAAVADPNTGVLVYWHGGWYIFGGTSVACPVIAGIVNVAGANRGGPSAENTFVYGGLGGANFYDVTSGTAGSYHAAAGYDFPTGVGAPIGIAGF from the coding sequence ATGCTGAAGAAGTCGCTGCTCGGAACGTTCCTGTTGCTCGTCGTGGCGGTCGCTCTGTCGGGATGCGGAAAGCACAGCGCGTCCCAGCTCACCGGAGCACAACCGCTCGACTCCTCCACGTCCGATGGTCTGACCGGAGTCCCCTTCAACCACAACCCGAACATCCTCCAACCCGAGTCGTCGATTCCCGTCGCGGGCGAGATGCATACCGACCATCTGATCTTCGTCGGCGCCAACGCGCCGAGGGGCACGGCTGCGCTGGCCACCACGGCGAGCTACAGCCCGTCGCAGATCAAGACCGCCTACGGCGTTCCCTCGAGCGGCGGATCGGGAACGATCGTGATCGTGGATGCTTTCAACGACCAGTACGCGCTCGCCGACTTCAACGCGTTTTCTGCACAGTTTGGCCTGCCGCAGGAGACCTCGACCAACGTCACCGCCTCGACCAACCGGGTCTTTCAGATCGTCTATGCGTCCGGGAGCAAACCGCGCAACAACAGCGGCTGGAGCCAGGAAGAGGACCTCGACATCGAGTGGGCGCACGCGATGGCGCCGAATGCGAAGATCGTGCTGATCGAGGCGGCCAGCAACAGCAACGCCAACCTGTACGGCGCCGATGACCTCGCTGCGACGATCTCGGGCGCGCACCAGTGCTCCAACAGCTGGGGCGGGGGCGAGTCGTCCTCGGAGTCGGGCAGCGATTCGCACTTCAATCATTCTGGCATGACCTACCTGTTCTCGACCGGCGACACCGGCGGCGCGCGGGACTACCCGGCCGCCTCCCCCAACGTCGTGGCGGTGGGCGGCACCTCGTTGCTGCTGACCGGCAGCAACTCCCGCTCGAGCGAGACGGTGTGGAACGGCACCGGCTGTGGTCCGAGCTCTTACGAGTCGCGCCCCTCCTATCAGAGCGGCGTGGCGAGCGTGGTCGGAACGCACCGCGGCATCGGCGACGTGGCGGCGGTGGCCGATCCGAACACCGGCGTGCTGGTCTACTGGCACGGTGGCTGGTACATCTTCGGCGGCACCAGTGTCGCATGCCCGGTGATCGCGGGCATCGTCAACGTGGCGGGCGCGAATCGCGGCGGTCCGAGCGCCGAGAACACCTTCGTCTACGGCGGGCTCGGCGGCGCGAACTTCTACGACGTGACCAGCGGAACGGCGGGCTCGTATCACGCCGCGGCCGGATACGACTTCCCGACCGGCGTGGGCGCCCCGATCGGCATCGCCGGCTTCTAG
- a CDS encoding CBS domain-containing protein, which yields MRVREVMTVPVETCGSDSELAAAAMLMWDHDCGALPVTEPGSSRVVGVITDRDICMAVATRRRGPHEIRVCDAMSRSLQSIGPEEELSAALQRMAESQVRRLPVIDASGAAVGMLSLNDVVLRVETPRLRPRRASLSDAVMHAFKAVCGHRQRLAGAGP from the coding sequence ATGAGGGTGCGAGAAGTGATGACGGTCCCGGTCGAGACGTGCGGATCCGACTCCGAGCTGGCGGCAGCCGCGATGCTGATGTGGGACCACGATTGCGGAGCACTGCCGGTCACCGAGCCCGGCAGTTCGCGGGTGGTCGGAGTGATCACCGATCGGGACATCTGCATGGCCGTCGCCACGCGGCGGCGAGGTCCGCATGAGATTCGCGTCTGCGACGCCATGAGCCGTTCGCTTCAGTCCATCGGACCGGAAGAGGAGCTTTCGGCGGCGCTCCAACGCATGGCGGAGTCCCAGGTGCGAAGGCTTCCGGTAATCGACGCGAGCGGCGCCGCGGTCGGGATGCTCTCGCTCAACGATGTCGTCCTGCGCGTCGAGACCCCACGGCTGCGGCCGCGGCGCGCGTCCCTTTCCGACGCCGTCATGCACGCGTTCAAGGCGGTCTGCGGACATCGCCAGCGGCTCGCGGGCGCGGGGCCCTAG
- a CDS encoding serpin family protein, with translation MKRFALTCAVGLSYVASLPTHPTLGVAGTAASKPTAPSSTRAGEAIARFGFELFARVAPSPGNACVSPLSVAMALAMAREGASGTTAQQMSATLHLGPEPSAEFSDLRRQLAPRDSAYELDIANALWVGAATPLESAYRSKVEKSYGARLQPLDFSQPGAASDTINAWVAKATRGRIPGLVTPGALSPATRLVITNATYFAGRWEHAFEKAATRDEDFHSPKATIQAPFMQATRSYGYADDARVQLLELPYAGDRLQMLLILPRSAADLEPVERDFTLPKLNRWLAAMKERSVEVHLPRFRFDADCALERELPALGMLDAFDPARADFSGIDGRRDLFIGAVIHRTFVAVDEQGTTAAAATGVIMPTAIIRPMPVVFRADHPFLFVIRDPRTGVVLFLGRLEQPES, from the coding sequence ATGAAACGCTTCGCTCTCACGTGTGCGGTGGGCCTGTCGTATGTGGCCAGCCTCCCGACCCACCCCACCCTTGGCGTCGCCGGCACGGCCGCCTCGAAACCGACGGCGCCGTCCAGCACGCGCGCCGGTGAAGCAATCGCTCGATTCGGATTCGAGCTGTTCGCGCGAGTCGCGCCCTCGCCCGGGAACGCCTGCGTCTCACCGCTGAGCGTCGCCATGGCGCTGGCGATGGCTCGCGAGGGCGCGTCGGGAACGACCGCGCAGCAGATGAGCGCGACGCTCCATCTTGGCCCCGAGCCTTCCGCCGAATTCTCTGATCTACGCCGCCAGCTCGCTCCCCGGGACTCCGCCTACGAGCTCGACATCGCCAATGCACTGTGGGTCGGCGCCGCGACGCCACTCGAATCGGCGTACCGGAGCAAGGTCGAGAAGTCTTATGGCGCACGGCTCCAACCGCTGGATTTCTCGCAGCCCGGTGCCGCCAGCGACACGATCAACGCCTGGGTGGCGAAGGCGACGCGTGGACGCATCCCTGGCCTCGTGACTCCCGGCGCACTCTCCCCGGCGACGCGGCTGGTGATCACCAACGCGACCTACTTCGCGGGACGGTGGGAGCACGCCTTCGAGAAGGCGGCGACCCGCGACGAGGATTTCCACTCGCCGAAGGCGACGATTCAGGCGCCCTTCATGCAGGCGACGCGCTCCTACGGCTATGCCGACGACGCCCGCGTCCAGCTGCTCGAGCTTCCGTACGCCGGAGACCGGCTGCAAATGCTGCTCATCCTGCCGCGCAGCGCGGCCGACCTCGAGCCGGTTGAGCGCGATTTCACGCTTCCAAAGCTGAATCGCTGGCTCGCGGCGATGAAGGAACGCTCGGTCGAGGTGCATCTGCCGCGATTCCGGTTCGATGCCGACTGCGCGCTGGAGCGGGAGCTGCCCGCGCTGGGAATGCTCGACGCCTTCGATCCTGCGCGCGCCGACTTCTCCGGCATCGACGGCCGGCGCGATCTGTTCATTGGCGCCGTGATCCACCGGACCTTCGTGGCGGTCGACGAACAGGGCACCACTGCCGCAGCCGCGACCGGCGTCATCATGCCCACCGCGATCATTCGTCCCATGCCGGTCGTCTTTCGGGCCGACCATCCGTTTCTGTTCGTGATCCGCGACCCGCGCACCGGGGTCGTGCTCTTTCTCGGGCGGCTCGAGCAACCGGAGAGCTGA
- a CDS encoding Do family serine endopeptidase — MKRSSRVRTTAMVVGIPLVLLLAAIVADTTLRSGAQAYAGHPLADNVVAPALALSRTFEQVAARVRPEVVSVYSEKIVKVRSLPFGDDDFFRQFFGDGAMPFQTPQEQSIPQRGMGSGIVIDEHGDILTNHHVVDGVDQIRVRLADQRTMTAKVVGSDAKADIAVIRIEGDVPSNLPIARFGDSDSIRVGDLVLAIGAPFGLTQTVTQGIISATGRSNVGIEDYEDFLQTDAPINPGNSGGPLVDMRGDVVGMNTAIATHLGQSAGVGFAIPANLIQHELPTLLRGGQIARGFLGVTIQDLTPDLARDFHMNGKVGALVSEVRKDSPAERAGIETGDVIVSYDHRPIDDSRELRNAVAATLPGRRVEVGVMRIGRQRSLEVELGSQSGTPLAAAPAPEGRNLLGRLGLEVEPLTPALAQNAGVDDTRGVAIRSIAPGTVASMSGLRPGDVIVEADHKSVATVAQLEHEVAADPKNLLLRVDRRGSSLYVALAAPTS, encoded by the coding sequence ATGAAACGTTCTTCGCGCGTCCGCACGACGGCGATGGTGGTGGGAATCCCGCTGGTGTTGCTCCTGGCGGCCATCGTGGCCGACACCACGCTTCGTTCCGGCGCCCAGGCGTACGCCGGCCATCCCCTCGCGGACAACGTCGTCGCCCCCGCACTCGCTCTGAGCCGCACGTTCGAGCAGGTGGCCGCCCGCGTCCGTCCCGAGGTGGTGAGCGTCTATTCCGAGAAGATCGTCAAGGTGCGCAGCTTGCCGTTCGGCGACGACGACTTCTTCCGCCAGTTTTTCGGGGACGGCGCGATGCCCTTCCAGACGCCTCAAGAGCAATCCATCCCTCAGCGGGGCATGGGATCGGGAATCGTGATCGATGAACACGGCGACATCCTCACCAATCACCACGTGGTGGACGGAGTCGACCAGATCCGGGTCCGGCTGGCCGACCAGCGCACGATGACGGCCAAGGTGGTGGGGAGCGACGCCAAGGCTGATATCGCCGTGATCCGAATCGAGGGGGACGTCCCGTCGAATCTTCCGATCGCCCGCTTCGGTGACTCCGATTCGATCCGGGTCGGTGACCTCGTGCTGGCGATCGGAGCTCCCTTCGGGCTCACGCAGACCGTCACCCAGGGCATCATCAGCGCGACCGGACGCTCGAACGTCGGGATCGAGGACTACGAGGACTTTCTGCAGACCGACGCTCCGATCAATCCCGGCAACTCGGGCGGGCCGCTGGTGGACATGCGCGGCGACGTCGTCGGCATGAACACGGCGATCGCGACACACCTTGGTCAGTCCGCAGGGGTGGGCTTCGCGATTCCGGCGAACCTGATCCAACACGAGCTGCCGACGCTGCTGCGGGGCGGCCAGATCGCGCGAGGGTTCCTCGGGGTGACCATCCAGGACCTCACGCCCGATCTCGCGCGTGACTTCCACATGAATGGGAAGGTGGGGGCCCTTGTTTCAGAGGTGCGGAAGGACTCGCCGGCGGAACGCGCCGGCATCGAGACGGGAGACGTGATCGTCAGCTACGACCATCGCCCGATTGACGACTCGCGCGAGCTGCGGAACGCGGTGGCGGCGACCCTGCCGGGCCGCCGCGTCGAGGTCGGCGTGATGCGGATCGGGCGCCAGCGCTCGCTCGAGGTGGAGCTCGGTTCGCAGTCCGGGACGCCACTGGCGGCGGCTCCCGCTCCCGAGGGTCGGAATCTTCTCGGCCGGCTCGGGCTCGAGGTGGAGCCATTGACGCCGGCGCTGGCCCAGAACGCCGGCGTGGACGACACGCGGGGCGTGGCGATCCGCTCCATTGCGCCCGGCACCGTCGCGTCGATGTCGGGGCTCCGACCCGGCGACGTGATCGTCGAGGCCGATCACAAGTCGGTGGCCACCGTCGCCCAGCTCGAACACGAGGTCGCCGCCGATCCGAAGAACCTGCTGCTGCGGGTCGACCGCCGCGGCAGCAGTCTCTACGTCGCGCTGGCGGCTCCGACCTCCTGA